A section of the Streptomyces sp. Je 1-369 genome encodes:
- a CDS encoding ABC transporter ATP-binding protein, giving the protein MTARLTARDITLRYGDRVVSTRLNLDVPDGAFTAIVGPNACGKSTLLRALVRLLRPHEGHVEFDGREVGGYPAKALAKQLGFLPQDPLAPEDIKVRQLVARGRFPHQSLLALRSPDDDAAIAEAMVAAGVEDLGDRPAQELSGGQRQRVWMAMVLAQETPYLLLDEPTSFLDITHQYQLLGLLARLRNEGRTVIAVLHDINQACRFADHLVAMKDGRVIAEGDPGDIVDAALIKDVFDLPSIIVPDPVTDTPMVVPTLQGD; this is encoded by the coding sequence GTGACCGCACGCCTGACCGCGCGGGACATCACCCTGCGCTACGGAGACCGGGTGGTCTCCACACGGCTGAACCTGGACGTCCCCGACGGCGCGTTCACCGCCATCGTGGGCCCCAACGCCTGTGGGAAATCCACCCTGTTGCGCGCCCTCGTCCGGCTGCTGCGCCCCCACGAGGGGCACGTGGAGTTCGACGGCCGCGAAGTCGGCGGCTACCCCGCCAAGGCCCTCGCCAAGCAACTCGGCTTCCTGCCGCAGGACCCCCTGGCCCCCGAGGACATCAAGGTCCGCCAGCTCGTGGCCAGGGGCCGCTTCCCGCACCAGTCGCTGCTCGCCCTGCGCTCACCGGACGACGACGCGGCCATCGCCGAGGCGATGGTGGCCGCGGGCGTCGAGGACCTCGGCGACCGGCCCGCGCAGGAACTGTCCGGCGGACAGCGCCAGCGCGTGTGGATGGCCATGGTCCTCGCCCAGGAGACGCCCTACCTCCTCCTCGACGAGCCGACGTCGTTCCTCGACATCACCCACCAGTACCAACTGCTCGGCCTGCTCGCCAGGTTGCGCAACGAGGGCCGCACCGTCATCGCCGTACTCCACGACATCAACCAGGCGTGCCGCTTCGCCGACCACCTCGTCGCCATGAAGGACGGCCGGGTCATCGCCGAGGGCGACCCCGGGGACATCGTGGACGCCGCGCTGATCAAGGACGTCTTCGACCTGCCGAGCATCATCGTCCCCGACCCGGTCACCGACACGCCGATGGTCGTCCCCACCCTGCAAGGAGATTGA
- a CDS encoding dihydrofolate reductase family protein, protein MRTLISTAFVSLDGVVEAPGGEPGYRNSGWTFKDIDFLPEAYEIKGREQQEAAALMLGRVSYEAFSPVWPGMEDFAQYKVMPKYVVSTTLGEGDLVDNWGETTILRSLDDVAALKKTDGGPVIVHGSASLNRSLSDAGLIDRYHLLVFPLLLGAGKRLFSATDKDTQKLRLVEHEAYANGLQKNVFDVLH, encoded by the coding sequence ATGCGTACCTTGATCAGCACCGCCTTCGTCTCGCTCGACGGCGTCGTGGAGGCTCCGGGCGGCGAACCCGGTTACCGGAACTCCGGATGGACGTTCAAGGACATCGACTTCCTCCCGGAGGCGTACGAGATCAAGGGCCGGGAACAGCAGGAGGCCGCCGCGCTGATGCTGGGCCGGGTCAGCTACGAGGCGTTCAGCCCCGTCTGGCCCGGCATGGAGGACTTCGCACAGTACAAGGTGATGCCGAAGTACGTCGTCTCCACGACCCTCGGCGAAGGCGACCTCGTCGACAACTGGGGCGAGACCACGATCCTGCGCTCGCTCGACGACGTCGCCGCGCTGAAGAAGACCGACGGCGGCCCGGTCATCGTCCACGGCAGCGCCTCCCTCAACCGGAGCCTGTCGGACGCCGGTCTGATCGACCGCTACCACCTGCTCGTCTTCCCGCTCCTCCTCGGCGCGGGCAAGCGCCTGTTCAGCGCCACGGACAAGGACACCCAGAAGCTGCGGCTCGTCGAGCACGAGGCCTACGCCAACGGCCTGCAGAAGAACGTGTTCGACGTCCTGCACTGA
- a CDS encoding YdcF family protein, which translates to MLLYAPAALLFLVFCWRMVRERRRFGNAVLLGLAALCALAAWMYRLISSGSTTGLVIAATLLALGAVGILVLVGLLFLNGLQMVRKEGRSPANLLSLMGAVCVIGVVALVVTAAVLRTPVLIGVGTAALGLASYLSFLFLSFVVYAFLYGRMRIRRKADYVVVLGSGLIGGSTVPPLLASRLERAREVHAQLSKRGGAPVLIASGGQGPDEDLPESHAMADYLVERGFPANLIEREDRSTTTEENLRFSKAIMEKTGADYRCVVVTNNYHAFRAALMARRADVRGQVVGSTTAAYFWPNATIREFVAVLVAYKRTNIAVCLLFVLGGVVAWAAR; encoded by the coding sequence ATGTTGCTCTACGCCCCGGCGGCCCTGCTCTTCCTCGTCTTCTGTTGGCGGATGGTGCGCGAGCGCCGCCGGTTCGGCAACGCAGTGCTCCTCGGCCTCGCCGCGCTCTGCGCACTCGCGGCCTGGATGTACCGGCTGATCTCGTCCGGCTCGACGACCGGGCTCGTCATCGCCGCCACGCTGCTCGCCCTCGGGGCGGTGGGCATCCTCGTACTCGTGGGCCTGCTCTTCCTCAACGGGCTGCAGATGGTGCGCAAGGAGGGCAGGAGCCCCGCCAACCTGCTGTCCCTGATGGGCGCGGTGTGCGTCATCGGCGTCGTGGCCCTGGTGGTCACGGCGGCGGTGCTGCGGACGCCGGTGCTGATCGGCGTGGGCACGGCGGCGCTCGGTCTCGCCTCCTACCTCTCGTTCCTGTTCCTGAGCTTCGTCGTGTACGCGTTTCTTTACGGCCGCATGCGTATCCGCCGCAAGGCCGACTACGTGGTCGTCCTCGGCTCCGGCCTCATCGGCGGGTCGACGGTGCCGCCGCTCCTCGCCAGCCGTCTTGAGCGGGCCCGGGAGGTGCACGCGCAGCTCAGCAAGCGCGGCGGCGCACCGGTGCTCATCGCCTCCGGCGGGCAGGGCCCGGACGAGGACCTGCCGGAATCGCACGCGATGGCGGACTACCTGGTGGAGCGGGGCTTCCCCGCGAACCTGATCGAGCGGGAGGACCGGTCGACGACGACGGAGGAGAACCTGCGCTTCAGCAAGGCGATCATGGAGAAGACCGGCGCCGACTACCGGTGCGTCGTCGTCACCAACAACTACCACGCCTTCCGCGCCGCGCTCATGGCCCGCCGGGCGGACGTCAGGGGGCAGGTGGTCGGCTCGACCACGGCGGCGTACTTCTGGCCCAACGCGACGATCCGCGAGTTCGTGGCCGTCCTCGTCGCCTACAAGCGGACCAACATCGCCGTGTGCCTGCTGTTCGTCCTGGGCGGCGTCGTGGCGTGGGCGGCCCGCTGA
- a CDS encoding mycothione reductase: MRHHDLLVLGVGSGNVLIDDRFSHLDVAVVAEGPFGGTCLNAGCIPSKMLAVTAEVADGVREAGRHDVWARSDGVDWSAVQERVFDRLDSVSRDGEEDRRASDFVTVYRGRARFTGERELLVETADGTATLCADRIVVAAGGRPVVPPPVADSGLPYETSDTVMRLDGVPERMVVLGGGYIAAELAHVFHTAGTSVTVVEKKDTLLAEQDESVASAFTDIVRDQYDLRLGRELVRVEGSPGRLRLTLDDGSVIEADTLLVAVGREPNSDTLDLDKAGITCDDSGMIEVDAQLRTGADGVWALGDIITGPPLKHVANREAEIVAHNLLHPDEPRTMSYDVVPAAVFTRPQIAQVGITEQEARGQGTEYVVGTRRYEDVAYGWALEESQGFCKVLADPESGRLLGAHVLGPQAATLVQPLVLAMTFGLTARDVAERPLWIHPALTEVVENALRDVEEQRRSRTTG; the protein is encoded by the coding sequence ATGCGACATCATGATCTCCTCGTCCTCGGCGTCGGTTCCGGAAACGTGCTGATCGACGACCGCTTCTCCCATCTGGACGTCGCCGTCGTGGCGGAGGGCCCCTTCGGTGGCACCTGTCTCAACGCGGGCTGCATTCCCAGCAAGATGCTCGCCGTGACGGCCGAGGTGGCCGACGGCGTACGGGAAGCGGGCCGGCACGACGTGTGGGCGAGGTCGGACGGCGTCGACTGGTCTGCCGTGCAGGAGCGCGTCTTCGACCGCCTCGACTCCGTGTCGCGGGACGGCGAGGAGGACCGCCGCGCCTCGGACTTCGTGACCGTGTACCGGGGGCGCGCCCGGTTCACGGGGGAGCGCGAGCTCCTGGTGGAAACGGCCGACGGGACAGCGACGCTGTGCGCGGACCGGATCGTCGTCGCGGCGGGCGGCCGTCCCGTGGTCCCGCCCCCGGTCGCGGACTCCGGCCTCCCCTACGAGACGTCCGACACCGTGATGCGTCTCGACGGGGTGCCCGAGCGGATGGTGGTCCTCGGTGGCGGCTACATCGCCGCCGAACTGGCCCACGTCTTCCACACGGCGGGCACCTCCGTCACCGTCGTCGAGAAGAAGGACACGCTCCTCGCCGAGCAGGACGAGTCGGTCGCTTCGGCTTTCACCGACATCGTGCGCGACCAGTACGACCTGCGGCTCGGCCGCGAGCTGGTCCGCGTGGAGGGAAGTCCGGGACGGCTGCGGCTGACCCTCGATGACGGCTCGGTCATCGAGGCCGACACGCTGCTCGTCGCCGTGGGCCGCGAGCCGAACAGCGACACGCTCGACCTGGACAAGGCGGGCATCACGTGTGACGACAGCGGCATGATCGAGGTCGACGCGCAGCTGCGTACCGGCGCCGACGGCGTCTGGGCGCTCGGCGACATCATCACGGGGCCGCCCCTGAAGCACGTGGCCAACCGCGAGGCCGAGATCGTCGCCCACAACCTCCTGCACCCCGACGAGCCGCGCACGATGTCGTACGACGTGGTGCCCGCGGCCGTGTTCACGCGGCCCCAGATCGCTCAGGTGGGGATCACCGAGCAGGAGGCCCGCGGGCAGGGGACGGAGTACGTGGTCGGCACGCGACGGTACGAGGACGTGGCGTACGGCTGGGCGCTGGAGGAAAGCCAGGGCTTCTGCAAGGTGTTGGCCGATCCGGAGTCCGGCCGCCTGCTCGGCGCGCATGTGCTCGGACCGCAGGCCGCCACCCTCGTCCAGCCGCTCGTCCTCGCGATGACCTTCGGGCTGACGGCGCGCGACGTCGCCGAGCGCCCGCTGTGGATCCATCCGGCCCTGACCGAAGTGGTCGAAAACGCCCTGCGTGATGTGGAAGAGCAACGGCGGAGCCGCACCACCGGGTGA
- a CDS encoding LacI family DNA-binding transcriptional regulator: MERQSLTLEDVAREAGVSRATVSRVINGVRNVDPAIRDVVREAIERTGYAPNRAARSLVTRRTETIALVISGAGEESESERDDSRPGDGVRNAFAARVFADPFFGRVISGVVGFLRPRSMHPVLMVAESAAARKQVTEFLRQGSADGALVVSTHAEDPLPAQLVAEGLPAVCFARPALPVPISYVDLAHREGGRLAAEHLLARGRRRLATVTGPLDLPAGQERLAGFREALERAGTAYVPIAEGAFTRESGAAAMAELLAEHPGLDGVFVANDLMAQGVCELLRERGGEVPQEVAVVGFDDSSVALTCRPPLTTVRQPVEEMAAAMARLLHEHVHGVRTEPTSLIFEPELVVRDST, from the coding sequence ATGGAGAGACAGTCGCTGACGCTCGAGGACGTGGCACGGGAGGCGGGGGTCTCCCGTGCCACGGTGTCACGGGTGATCAACGGAGTGCGCAACGTCGACCCGGCCATCCGTGACGTGGTGCGCGAGGCGATCGAGCGCACCGGGTACGCGCCCAACCGGGCGGCACGCTCCCTGGTCACCCGCCGCACGGAGACCATCGCCCTCGTCATCTCGGGCGCGGGCGAGGAGAGCGAAAGCGAACGGGACGACAGCCGTCCCGGCGACGGCGTGCGGAACGCCTTCGCGGCCCGGGTGTTCGCCGACCCGTTCTTCGGCCGCGTGATCAGCGGCGTGGTCGGCTTCCTGCGGCCGCGGTCCATGCACCCGGTCCTGATGGTCGCCGAGAGCGCGGCGGCCAGGAAACAGGTGACGGAGTTCCTGCGGCAGGGCAGCGCCGACGGAGCGCTGGTCGTCTCCACGCACGCGGAGGACCCGCTCCCGGCGCAGCTCGTCGCCGAGGGACTGCCCGCCGTGTGCTTCGCGCGTCCCGCGCTGCCCGTCCCGATCAGCTACGTCGACCTGGCGCACCGCGAGGGCGGACGGCTCGCCGCGGAACACCTCCTCGCGCGCGGCCGACGGCGGCTCGCCACGGTCACGGGGCCCCTGGACCTGCCGGCCGGACAGGAGCGGCTCGCCGGTTTCCGGGAGGCGCTGGAACGGGCGGGAACGGCGTACGTGCCGATCGCCGAGGGGGCTTTCACCCGGGAGAGCGGCGCCGCGGCGATGGCGGAACTGCTGGCCGAGCACCCCGGCCTGGACGGCGTGTTCGTGGCCAACGACCTCATGGCGCAGGGCGTCTGCGAGCTGCTGCGCGAGAGAGGTGGCGAGGTGCCGCAGGAGGTGGCGGTGGTCGGCTTCGACGACTCCAGCGTGGCGCTGACCTGCCGCCCGCCGCTCACCACCGTCCGCCAGCCGGTGGAGGAGATGGCGGCGGCGATGGCGCGGCTGCTGCACGAGCACGTGCACGGCGTCCGGACGGAACCGACGTCCCTGATCTTCGAGCCGGAGCTGGTGGTGCGGGACTCGACGTGA
- a CDS encoding FecCD family ABC transporter permease — MTVAGRACEAAGTRKAVPRTGLLVGGLALLAVVAVLSIGIGARSVAPGEVVRALFDYQGSNDDHVIVRDVRAPRALLAIAVGAALAVAGALIQTLARNPLAEPGILGVTAGAGFSITIGSALGLTVNQAGELGFAVIGSVVAALLVVAVGRHSPLRLVLAGVALTAVLNGVALGLRLMLPDTFDAYRFWSVGSLAAREQAPMALPVTVIALALIGALLLSRALNALSLGETVAHTLGANVGRVRIAALALITVLSGAATAVAGPILFVGLIVPHLVRRPAGGSVPWLILYTMVLGPILLLVADIGSRVLLPTGEVPVAIVTAFLGGPMLIWAVRRYGAGSL; from the coding sequence GTGACCGTCGCGGGCCGCGCCTGTGAGGCGGCCGGAACCAGAAAGGCCGTCCCGCGGACCGGCCTGCTCGTCGGCGGCCTGGCGCTGCTCGCCGTCGTCGCCGTGCTCAGCATCGGCATCGGCGCCCGCTCGGTCGCGCCCGGCGAGGTCGTGCGGGCCCTCTTCGACTACCAGGGCAGCAACGACGACCACGTGATCGTGCGGGACGTCCGCGCACCGCGCGCCCTGCTCGCCATCGCGGTGGGCGCCGCCCTCGCGGTGGCGGGCGCCCTCATCCAGACGCTGGCCCGCAACCCGCTCGCGGAACCCGGCATCCTCGGGGTCACCGCGGGCGCCGGGTTCTCCATCACCATCGGCTCCGCCCTCGGACTGACGGTCAACCAGGCGGGTGAGCTGGGCTTCGCGGTCATCGGATCGGTTGTCGCCGCGCTCCTCGTCGTCGCCGTCGGACGGCACTCGCCGCTGCGCCTGGTGCTCGCGGGCGTCGCCCTGACCGCCGTACTGAACGGCGTAGCCCTGGGCCTGCGGCTGATGCTGCCCGACACCTTCGACGCGTACCGCTTCTGGTCGGTCGGCTCGCTCGCGGCCCGCGAACAGGCCCCCATGGCCCTGCCGGTGACGGTGATCGCCCTCGCCCTGATCGGCGCGCTGCTCCTGAGCCGGGCGCTCAACGCCCTGTCGCTCGGCGAGACCGTCGCGCACACCCTGGGCGCCAACGTCGGACGGGTGCGCATCGCCGCACTCGCACTGATCACCGTGCTCAGCGGCGCGGCGACGGCGGTGGCGGGACCCATCCTGTTCGTCGGCCTGATCGTGCCGCACCTGGTCCGCAGGCCCGCGGGCGGTTCCGTGCCGTGGCTGATCCTCTACACGATGGTGCTCGGCCCCATCCTGCTCCTCGTCGCCGACATCGGCTCGCGCGTCCTGCTGCCCACCGGCGAAGTGCCCGTGGCCATCGTGACCGCGTTCCTCGGCGGACCCATGCTGATCTGGGCCGTGCGCCGCTACGGGGCGGGCTCCCTGTGA
- a CDS encoding heparin lyase I family protein: MNRTAKTLTSAGGLVVAGVLAWVVSAPRGADVTAHDGGRPTEQAKSAERGTRAKSVLWDGDASHGLGVFGTTLCDAPGSVTVDNWGTARGDFFKFNKPVGVPRCEAHNVRTGRGEYAFRDGRTYWFGWDSMTKTGEAQTVFQWKSNGTNDQHSQNYPVIMKVEDGRLKVWYVAPGEEWISIGSAPWSAGAWHSVQLGITTSSGGSGKLSVYMDGKEIASRSGARTWDDLGNKPRWGTYWGTDGSTAAINWIDGLAMGESRADVD, translated from the coding sequence GTGAACCGGACCGCGAAGACACTGACCTCAGCGGGCGGCCTCGTCGTGGCCGGAGTTCTGGCGTGGGTCGTTTCCGCGCCGCGCGGAGCCGACGTCACGGCGCACGACGGCGGCAGGCCCACCGAGCAGGCCAAGAGCGCCGAGCGGGGCACACGTGCCAAGAGCGTGCTGTGGGACGGTGACGCCTCCCACGGGCTCGGCGTCTTCGGGACCACCCTGTGCGACGCGCCGGGCAGCGTCACGGTCGACAACTGGGGTACGGCCCGCGGTGACTTCTTCAAGTTCAACAAGCCTGTCGGCGTGCCGCGCTGCGAGGCGCACAACGTGCGGACCGGCCGTGGTGAGTACGCCTTCCGTGACGGGCGCACGTACTGGTTCGGGTGGGACTCGATGACGAAGACGGGGGAGGCGCAGACCGTCTTCCAGTGGAAGTCCAACGGCACCAACGACCAGCACAGCCAGAACTACCCCGTGATCATGAAGGTCGAGGACGGCAGGCTGAAGGTCTGGTACGTCGCCCCCGGCGAGGAGTGGATATCCATCGGCTCCGCCCCCTGGTCGGCCGGGGCCTGGCACTCCGTCCAGCTCGGCATCACCACGAGTTCCGGCGGTTCGGGGAAGCTTTCGGTGTACATGGACGGCAAGGAGATCGCTTCCCGTTCCGGCGCCCGTACCTGGGACGACCTCGGCAACAAGCCGCGCTGGGGCACCTATTGGGGCACCGACGGGAGTACGGCGGCCATCAACTGGATCGACGGCCTGGCGATGGGGGAGTCCCGGGCCGACGTCGACTGA
- a CDS encoding phosphopantetheine-binding protein, translating into MNQTLSPERVRADIAELLDCDPAEIAPDEDLFDLGLDSVRIMTLVQRWRAAGATTLEFPDLAEQPELGHWTALLTERAA; encoded by the coding sequence ATGAACCAGACCTTGTCGCCCGAGCGTGTCCGAGCCGATATCGCGGAGCTGCTCGACTGCGACCCCGCCGAGATCGCGCCCGACGAGGACCTGTTCGACCTCGGTCTCGACTCGGTGCGGATCATGACCCTGGTTCAGCGGTGGCGTGCCGCGGGAGCGACCACGCTGGAATTCCCCGACCTGGCCGAGCAGCCCGAACTGGGCCACTGGACGGCTCTCCTGACGGAGCGTGCCGCGTGA
- a CDS encoding siderophore-interacting protein yields MTRVDHRHRHLDRIAEVREGLHAEKVGYPIGIREAEVVRTAKVGEGLLRLTLGGPGTEGFEAHAPDEHVKLIFPEPDGELRLPERDGAMLRWPRPAPTSREYTVRRYDPVTGELDIDIVPHDGGLASDWAHAVEPGAVVHVAGPPGGLIVPHTYDRYLLAGDITALPAIARRLEELPRTAKGWAFVEVADAAEEIELSAPEGFEVHWLHRGGLPAGSGGALERAVTAVTVPEGERVYVWVAGEAGQIKPLRRWVRDELGLGKADHDITGYWKRGVADFDEDDH; encoded by the coding sequence GTGACCCGCGTCGACCACCGCCACCGTCACCTGGACCGGATCGCCGAGGTCCGCGAGGGGCTGCACGCCGAGAAGGTGGGCTACCCGATCGGCATCCGGGAGGCCGAGGTCGTCCGCACCGCCAAGGTCGGCGAGGGCCTGCTGCGGCTGACCCTGGGCGGTCCCGGCACCGAGGGGTTCGAGGCGCACGCCCCGGACGAGCACGTGAAGCTCATCTTCCCGGAGCCGGACGGCGAATTGCGGCTGCCCGAGCGCGACGGGGCGATGCTGCGCTGGCCCCGGCCCGCGCCCACCTCGCGCGAGTACACCGTGCGCCGCTACGACCCCGTCACGGGCGAACTCGACATCGACATCGTCCCGCACGACGGCGGCCTCGCCTCGGACTGGGCGCACGCGGTCGAGCCCGGTGCCGTCGTGCACGTCGCGGGCCCGCCCGGGGGGCTGATCGTCCCGCACACGTACGACCGCTACCTGCTCGCGGGCGACATCACGGCCCTGCCCGCCATCGCCCGCCGGCTGGAGGAGCTGCCGCGGACCGCCAAGGGCTGGGCGTTCGTCGAAGTCGCCGACGCCGCAGAGGAGATCGAGCTGTCCGCGCCCGAGGGCTTCGAGGTGCACTGGCTGCACCGCGGCGGACTGCCCGCGGGTTCGGGTGGCGCGCTCGAGCGGGCCGTGACCGCCGTGACCGTGCCCGAGGGGGAGCGTGTCTACGTGTGGGTCGCCGGCGAGGCCGGGCAGATCAAGCCCCTGCGCCGCTGGGTCCGCGACGAGTTGGGGCTCGGCAAGGCCGACCACGACATCACCGGGTACTGGAAGCGCGGCGTCGCCGACTTCGACGAGGACGATCACTGA
- a CDS encoding FecCD family ABC transporter permease: MTVLMLGLGLLGLCYGTSWSTPGEVFASLTGTDRSVVISDWRLPRVLAGLVFGAALGVAGAIFQNLTRNPLGSPDVIGLDAGAYTGALFALTVLSGTSAQLATGSVVGGLIIAAVIYLLSFDRGFSGLRLVVIGIAVNAMVTAINSWIVLRADLEVAIAAVGWSAGSLAGVGWEDLGIPFTVIAVLLALMASRAHAMHQASLGDAIAVTTGVGLGRLRLLMVLVGVGCTATVTAVAGPIAFIALAAPQIGRRLAGAAGVPLLPAALTGAVLLQGADLVAQMLLAPVALPVGVVSTAIGGCYLIWLLSKEVARA, from the coding sequence ATGACCGTCCTGATGCTCGGCCTCGGCCTGCTCGGACTCTGCTACGGCACGTCATGGTCCACCCCCGGCGAGGTGTTCGCGTCGCTGACCGGCACCGACCGCTCCGTGGTCATCTCCGACTGGCGGCTGCCCCGCGTCCTGGCCGGTCTCGTCTTCGGCGCCGCCCTCGGCGTCGCCGGAGCGATCTTCCAGAACCTCACCCGCAACCCGCTGGGCAGCCCGGACGTGATCGGCCTCGACGCGGGCGCCTACACCGGCGCCCTCTTCGCCCTCACCGTCCTGTCCGGCACCTCCGCCCAACTGGCCACCGGCTCGGTGGTCGGCGGCCTGATCATCGCCGCCGTGATCTACCTCCTCTCGTTCGACCGGGGCTTCTCCGGGCTGCGCCTCGTGGTGATCGGCATCGCCGTCAACGCGATGGTCACCGCGATCAACTCGTGGATCGTGCTCCGCGCGGACCTGGAAGTGGCGATCGCCGCGGTCGGCTGGAGCGCGGGCTCCCTCGCCGGCGTCGGCTGGGAGGACCTGGGCATCCCGTTCACGGTCATCGCCGTGCTCCTGGCCCTGATGGCGTCGCGGGCGCACGCCATGCACCAGGCGTCCCTCGGCGACGCGATCGCCGTGACCACCGGCGTCGGACTGGGCAGGCTCCGGCTGCTCATGGTGCTCGTCGGCGTCGGCTGCACCGCCACGGTGACCGCCGTCGCGGGACCCATCGCGTTCATCGCCCTCGCCGCCCCGCAGATCGGCCGCAGGCTCGCGGGCGCCGCGGGCGTACCGCTGCTCCCGGCCGCGCTGACCGGCGCGGTACTGCTCCAGGGCGCCGACCTCGTCGCCCAGATGCTCCTCGCACCCGTCGCCCTGCCGGTCGGCGTGGTGAGCACCGCGATCGGCGGCTGCTACTTGATCTGGCTCCTCAGTAAGGAGGTGGCGCGCGCGTGA
- a CDS encoding DoxX family protein yields MAVLRKCARPMLASVFVTGGLQTLRDPQRAVPAAEPVVAPVASRIPWLTEDPERLVRINGAVQLGAGLMLATGRVPRVAALALAGTLVPTTLAGHAWWKEKDPEQRAAQRTQFTKNLSLLGGLLIAAADTHGKPSVAYRTRTAAVTGRRAARRTRRDATKALSGVAGDAAGTFRSLTGSARNAVARQF; encoded by the coding sequence ATGGCTGTTCTCAGGAAATGCGCACGCCCGATGCTCGCCTCCGTCTTCGTCACGGGCGGGCTGCAGACCCTCCGGGACCCCCAGCGCGCGGTCCCCGCCGCCGAGCCCGTGGTCGCGCCCGTGGCCTCCCGGATCCCCTGGCTCACGGAGGACCCCGAGCGGCTCGTCCGCATCAACGGAGCGGTGCAGCTCGGCGCCGGCCTGATGCTGGCGACCGGCCGCGTCCCGCGCGTCGCGGCCCTCGCGCTCGCCGGCACGCTGGTGCCGACGACCTTGGCGGGGCACGCGTGGTGGAAGGAGAAGGACCCGGAGCAACGGGCCGCCCAGCGCACGCAGTTCACCAAGAACCTCTCGCTGCTCGGCGGCCTGCTGATAGCGGCGGCCGACACGCACGGCAAGCCGTCCGTCGCCTACCGCACCCGCACCGCCGCCGTGACCGGCCGCCGGGCGGCCCGCCGCACCCGCCGTGACGCCACGAAGGCGCTGAGCGGCGTGGCGGGGGACGCGGCGGGGACGTTCCGCTCGCTGACCGGGAGCGCGCGGAACGCTGTCGCCCGCCAGTTCTGA
- a CDS encoding ABC transporter substrate-binding protein: MSIRRSSGLVGAVALALMVTGCGSSDGGSDDTGKGKTRVFAADNGKITIPSDPKRVVATGYAVPALIEGGAPLVGISSWKRGESMMSKQDLATYKKTPKVAGELATETNYEAIAEAEPDLIVIGVPAPVLGDIDVKRLEGIAPVVAVGPTVPSAWRDLAHKQSDAAGALKKFDAAKATYEAKAGKLSKKYADVLPKLKLGHVGAYGETAKGTFQREFGGSWGTNIAEDVGAKYYGKVKKPGPGSKAVSEYPSIEELPDALGKADAITYSVNPDGSVPKPVKYVMDSKLWKNLPAVKAGKTFPIRYTEAATYGQAMQTLDAIDTSFAPLLKR, encoded by the coding sequence ATGTCCATACGCAGATCGTCGGGCCTGGTCGGTGCCGTGGCGCTGGCGCTGATGGTGACCGGGTGCGGATCGTCCGACGGAGGCTCGGACGACACCGGCAAGGGCAAGACGCGGGTGTTCGCCGCCGACAACGGCAAGATCACCATCCCGTCCGACCCGAAGCGTGTGGTGGCCACCGGCTATGCCGTCCCGGCCCTGATCGAGGGCGGCGCGCCCCTCGTCGGCATCTCGTCCTGGAAGCGGGGCGAGTCGATGATGAGCAAGCAGGACCTCGCCACGTACAAGAAGACGCCCAAGGTGGCGGGCGAGCTGGCGACCGAGACCAACTACGAGGCCATCGCCGAGGCCGAGCCCGACCTGATCGTCATCGGTGTCCCCGCCCCGGTCCTCGGCGACATCGACGTCAAGCGGCTCGAAGGCATCGCCCCCGTCGTCGCGGTCGGCCCGACCGTGCCGTCCGCCTGGCGCGACCTGGCCCACAAGCAGTCCGACGCGGCGGGCGCGCTGAAGAAGTTCGATGCCGCCAAGGCCACGTACGAGGCAAAGGCCGGCAAGCTGTCCAAGAAGTACGCGGACGTGCTGCCCAAGCTGAAGCTCGGCCACGTCGGCGCGTACGGCGAGACCGCGAAGGGCACGTTCCAGCGCGAGTTCGGCGGCTCGTGGGGCACCAACATCGCCGAGGACGTCGGCGCGAAGTACTACGGCAAGGTCAAGAAGCCCGGCCCGGGCTCGAAGGCCGTCAGTGAGTACCCCTCCATCGAGGAACTGCCGGACGCCCTCGGCAAGGCCGACGCCATCACCTACTCCGTCAACCCCGACGGCAGCGTCCCCAAGCCGGTCAAGTACGTCATGGACTCCAAGCTCTGGAAGAACCTGCCCGCGGTCAAGGCCGGCAAGACCTTCCCGATCCGCTACACCGAGGCCGCGACCTACGGGCAGGCCATGCAGACCCTGGACGCGATCGACACGTCGTTCGCTCCGCTCCTGAAGCGGTGA